The sequence below is a genomic window from Lysobacter stagni.
GCTTTACGGCAGTCGAACTGATGTCCACGCCGACGAGTGCCGGCTGGCTTTTTGTGACGATCCCCACGGTATTCTCCCCTTGTCACAGGCGCTTACGTGCGCTTCGTGTGACCCCGCTTTAAATAACCAAGTTTGCACAGACTGGCAACCGTTTCGTGCGGAATTGCCTTACTGCGTCACTTTCCACCCTCTTACGGCGTGCCTTGACCCACGTCCCGGGACCCGGGCCGCGCGGTCTGGATGGCTTAAAAATCCCCGTCCCCTGCTCCTCTATACTCCACGCCCACTACACCCGCAATCGGAATCTGCTTGATGCCCCGTATACGCCGCCTGCTGCGCTGGGCGCTGTTCGCGCTTGCCGGCCTGGCCCTGCTTGGCGCCATCGCCCTGGGCACCCTGTACTACCTGGTGGCTCCCAAACTCCCCGACGTGGAGACCCTGCGGACCGTCGAGATGCAGGAGCCGATGTACGTCTACGCCAAGGACGGGCGCCTCATGGCGCTGTTCGGCGAGACCCGTCGCTACCCGGTCTCCATCCAGGACGTGCCCGAACGCCTCAAGCAGGCCTTCCTGGCGATCGAGGACGCGCGCTTCTACAAGCACCATGGCGTCGACTTCAAGGGCGTGGCACGCGCGGTTTGGCTCATCGCCACCACCGATGCAAAGCGCGTGCCGGGCGGCTCGACGATCACGCAGCAGGTCGCGCGCCAGTTCTTCCTCAGCAACGAGTACAGCTACACGCGCAAGCTGGCCGAGATGCTGACGGCGATGCGCATGGAGCGCGAGCTGAGCAAGGACGAGATCTTCGAGCTCTACCTCAACAAGAGCTTCTTCGGCAATCGCGCCTATGGCGTGGCGGCCGCGGCGGAATTCTATTACGGCAAGAAGCTCAACGAGCTGGCGCTGGACGAGATGGCGTCGCTGGCCGGCATTCCGAAGTTCCCGTCCAGCGGCAACCCGCTGAGCAATCCGGAACGCGCCAAGTACCGCCGCGACTACATCCTCGATCGCATGGTCGAGCTGCGCTTCATCACCGCCGCCGAAGCCGCGCAGGCCAAGGCCGTGCCGATGCATGCGACGCCGCATGAGCGTCCGGTCGAGGTGTATGCCCCGTACGTGGCCGAAATGGTGCGCCAGGAGATGGTCGCCCGCTTCGGCAATGAAGCCCTGACCCAGGGCTACCACGTCACCACCACCATCGACCCGGTGCTGCAGGCCGCGGCCGACAAGGCGGTCCGCGACGGCCTGGGCGTGTACGACCGCCGCCACGGCTGGCACGGCGCCGAACAGCATTTCGACCTGGCCGCCGACGAGGATGCCACCACCGCGCGTGCGCGCCTGCGCAACATCGTGCCGCAGGCGACCCTGCAGCCGGCGCTGGTGCTGGGCGTGGAAGGCGGCGACGCGCGCGTGGCGCTGGCCGACGGCACCGAAGTCCGCCTGACCGCCGATCGCGGCTTCGCCGGGCGCTCGCCCGGCAGCCTGGTGAAGCGCGGCGACGTGGTGCGTGTCAGCCCGGTCGAGGCGCCGGCGCCCAAGCCCGGCCAGCCGGCGGACCCGGTGGTCTACCGCCTGGACCAGATCCCGCAGGCGCAGGCCGCGCTGGTGTCGCTTGAGCCGTCCAACGGTGCGCTGCGTGCGCTTTCCGGTGGCTTCAGCTTCGCGGGCGCCAAGTTCAACCGCGCCACCCAGGCACGTCGCCAGCCGGGCTCGAGCTTCAAGCCGTTCGTGTACTCGGCGGCGTTCGAGCGCGGCTTCAACCCGGCGTCCGTCGTGCTGGACGCACCGGTCGTATTCAAGGATCGCCGCGGCCATATCTGGCGTCCGCAGAACGACACCGGCAATTTCGCCGGCCCGATGCGCCTGCGCGAGGCGATGGTGCAGTCGCGCAACCTGGTTTCGGTGCGCCTGCTCGACGCCATCGGCGTGGACTACGCACGCAAGTACATCAGCCACTTCGGCTTCGACGAAGCCGAACTCCCGCCCAACCTCTCGATGTCGCTGGGCACCGCCTCGCTGACGCCGATGTCGGTGGCGCGCGGCTTCGCCACGTTCGCCAACGGCGGTTTCCGCATCACGCCCTGGTACATCGATGAAGTGAAGGACCGCGAGGGCGCGGTGGTGTTCAAGGAGAAGCCCGCGGTCGCCTGCCCGCAGTGCGAGAACCCGGGCGGCGTGGGCCGCGTCGTGCAGCAGACGGCCGTCGTGGACGGCTTCAACCTCGGCCCGACCGCCGCGCCGGCGCAGCCCGCGCAGACCGAAGCGCCGAAGGACGAGCCGAAGAAGCCGGAGATCGACACGCGCAACATGGTGCTGGCACCGCGCGCGATCGACAGCCGCATCGCCTACCAGATCGTCTCGATGCTGCGCGACGTGGTGAAGCGCGGCACGGGCACGCCGGCGAAGGTGCTCGAGCGCGACGATATCGGCGGCAAGACCGGTTCGACCAATGACCACCGCGACGCCTGGTTCTCGGGCCTGGGCGGCCCGTACGTGACCACGGTCTGGGTCGGCCGCGACAACTACAAGTCGCTGGGCTACCGCGAGTACGGCGGCAAGGCCGCACTGCCGATCTGGATCGACTACATGCGAGTGGCGCTGAAGGACCAGCCGCTGGCCACCAACGACGTGCCCGAGGGCATGGTGAAGGTGTCGGTCTCGGCCAGTGGCGCGCTGATCCCGGGCGAAGGCGGCGGCATCGTCGAATGGGTCAAGGCCGAAGATCTGGACAAGATGCAGAACTACGTCGACTACGGCCCGGAAGAAGCCGCGCCGACCGAGGAAGAGTTCGACATTTTCTGATCGCGCATGGACACGTGACCGAACGGAACGCCGGGCCCTGCCCGGCGTTTCTTTGTTCGTGCGGACGGTTGGCGTTCATGCTGGACGCCACCTGTCGACACCTCGCACACGCCGCGCACGGTAACGTCCCGGCGCGATAAAACATGTTAGCGTTCGCCTGCCGGTGCCCCGGTCGCGGCGAACCAGCGCCGTGTCGTGCCAGCCGCGGAGGTGACCATGTCGCACGCCCGACAGCACGCTCATCAGCATGCGCAGACGCGCACCCGTGAGCGCCGCCACCGCCTCGCACACGAAGCCGCGCGCCTCATGGCGGAAAGCGGCATCCGCGATTACCACCAGGCCAAGCTCAAGGCCGCCGAACGCCTGGGCATCTTCGACGATGCATCGCTGCCGCGGAATCGGGAAATCGAGGACGCGCTGCGCGAATACCAGCGTCTGTTCCAGCGCGAGAACGTGCCCGCACTGCGACAACGTCGCGAGGCAGCATTGCGCGCGATGGAGTTCTTCCATGCGTTCCAGCCGCGACTGGTCGGGCCGGTGCTCGACGGCACCGCGGACACGCGCAGCCCGGTATCGCTGCAGCTGTTCCACGACGATCCCGACGCTGCACCGCGCTTCCTCGAACAGCATCGCATCCCGGTCGAATCGCGCAGTCGCCGCCTGCGCCTGGACCGCGAACGCATGGCCGACTTCCCGGTGTGGGTGTTCAGCGCGGAAGAGCTGTCGTTCGACCTTACGGTGCTTCCGCTGGACCTGTTGCGCCAGGCGCCGTTGTCGAGCGTCGATGAGAAGCCGATGAAGCGTGCGGGCATCGCGCAGGTGCGGCAACTGCTGGCCGACGAGGAAATCCTGGGTTACGAACGCGGCAGCGAAACGGACTGACGCAGAATCACGCCGCCGTGCGCTGCTGCGCGACACGACGCGCATCGAAGCCGAAAACGTTGAGTTCGATCACCACGAACGCGGTGAGCCAGAGCAGTGCGTCCCAGCTGTCCAGCCAGGCGGCGTGAGGATCCTGTTCGCCGAATCCCATGACCGTCCAGGTCAGCAGGAAGCCGATCAACGCCAGGTACAGCCCGGCGGCCATGAAGCGGCGAACGCGATGCAGGCGCACGGCGGACGCGGGCAATCGCACTTCCAGTTCGAGCAGCGCGATCACGCCCAGCCAGACCGTCTCGTTGGCGAAATCCAGCCACACGCGTTCCAGCGCGTAACCGACCACCGCGACCACGACGGCCACTGCCGCCAGCAGGCGCACGCCATGCAGCACGGGCAGCCAGCGCGCGGGCAACCGCCAGCCGCCGGTTTCCCATTCGAACAGCAACAGCAGGACCAGCCACGCCGCTGTGTCGATGAGCTCGGTGAGCCGCCCGTACAGCGCGTACAGGACGACATCCATCGCCAGCAGGGCGTAGATCAGCCATTTGAAAACGACGAAGCCGCGGCGGTGCCGCGGCTTCGGGGCGTCGTCGGCGCGAACGCCGGACACGTTGCTCAGCGCTTGCCGAATTCGACGTAATCGCGCTGCGGAGAACCGATGTAGATCTGGCGCGGACGGCCGATCTTGTTCTCCGGATCGTTCTGCTGCTCCAGCCAGTGTGCGACCCAGCCCGCGGTGCGGGCGATGGCGAACATGACGGTGAACATCTCCACCGGAATGCCCAGCGCCTTGTAGATGATGCCGGAGTAGAAATCGACGTTCGGGTAGAGCTTGCGCTGCACGAAGTACTCGTCCTTCAGCGCGGCCTCTTCCAGCTTCATCGCCACTTCCAGCAGCGGATCGTTGACGCCCAGCTCGCCCAGCACCTTGTGGGTCATCTCGCGGATGATCTTGGCGCGCGGGTCGAAGTTCTTGTAGACGCGGTGGCCGAAGCCCATCAGGCGGAAGCCCGATTCCTTGTCCTTCGCCTTGGCGACGGCGGAACCGACGTTCTCCGGACGGCCGATCTCTTCCAGCATCTTGAGCACGGCTTCGTTCGCACCGCCATGCGCCGGCCCCCACAACGCGGCGACGCCGGCGGCGACGCTCACGTACGGGTTGGCACCGGTGGAACCGACCAGGCGCACGGTCGAGGTCGACGCGTTCTGCTCGTGATCGGCGTGCAGGATGAAGAGCAGGTCCATCGCCTTGGCGGCGACCGGGCTGAGCTCCAGCGGCTCGCTCGGCACTTCCTTCAGCATGTGCAGGAAGCGCGTGGTGTATTCGAGGTTGTTGCGCGGGTAGCGGATCGGCCAGCCGATGGAATAGCGGTAGCACGCGGCGGCGATCGTCGGCACCTTGGCGATCAGGCGGATCGCGGCCAGGCGGCGCTGTTCCGGATCTTCGAGGTCGAGATCGTTGTGGTAGAAGCTCGCCAGCGAACCGAGCATGCCGGTCAGCATCGCCATCGGATGGGCGTCGTGGCGGAAACCGTACAGGAAGGTGCGGAAGGCCTCGTGCATCATCGTGTGATGCGTGACCTCGTGCTCGAACTTGTCGAACTCGCCCTTGCTGGGCAGTTCGCCGTTCATGAGCAGGTAGGCGACCTCGAGGAAGCTCGAGTGCTGCGCCAGCTGCTCGATCGGGTAACCGCGGTACAGCAGCACGCCGGCATCGCCATCGATGTAGGTCACGGCCGACTTGCAGCTGGCGGTCGCCGTGAAGCCATTGTCGTAGGTGAAAGCGCCGGTTTCCTTCGGCAGCTTGGCGATGTCGATGCACGGCTGGCCGAGCACCGGATGGTGGACCGGCAGGGTCACGGTCTTGTCGCCGGCGGTCAGGGTGACCTGGTCGAAACCGGGTTTGGTCGAATCGGACACGAAAGCACTCCTCAAGTCTGCATGCCGCCACAGACGCGGCACGGAGCGGGGACGGGGGTCACGGTGCAGACGGCACCGCGATCCATGAATTATCGCACAACGTCCCCGAGCACTGACTCGGACTTTGGTGGGATAGGCAGTGCCGCGCGGCCTGCCGAACGCCCTGCCCACGGACGGCGGGGCCGGCACTTCGGAGACGGGCGCACGCCGCCAAGGGCGGCATCCCAAGGGAGCGCGATGCTCGCGTGATCGACCTGGCGAAGACCCGCCTTCATCACGAACACGCAAACGACGACGGCCACCTTCCGGCAGCCGTCGTGGATACAGTGATCACACCCTGCCTCGGCGAACCGGAACGGGTGCAGTGGGTCAGGGCCGCGCCATCAGCGCAGCACCGGACCTCACTTCTGCGCGTAGCGCTTGCGGAACTTGTCGACGCGACCGCTGGTATCCATGATCTTGTGCTTGCCCGTATAGAACGGGTGCGACGCCGAGCTGATGTCGACCTTGATCAGGGGGTACTCGTTGCCGTCTTCCCACTTGATCGTCTCCTTGCTGCCAAGGGTCGAACGGGTGAGGAACTGGAAGTCAGTGGTGACGTCCTGGAAAACGACTTCGCGGTAGTCGGGATGGATGCCGGCCTTCATGGCACTCACCAAATCATTCGGGGAAAGCGCGGCAGTATAGCGGCCGACCCCAGCCCTGTGCAAGCCCGGGCCACGCCTGACTCAGCGGGCCGCCAGGGCCCGCTGGATCAGGCCTTCGAAACGGGCCTGGTCGTAGCGCAACAGGATCCGGAACCGGTCCGGGCGACCGCTTTCACGCCGCCAGTCGACCACGGTCATGCCGCGGGCCGGGCCATGTCCCAGTTCCACTTCCAGCGGCCGTGTTTCTTCCTCGACCACGCCTTCGGGTTCCAG
It includes:
- a CDS encoding penicillin-binding protein 1A, which translates into the protein MPRIRRLLRWALFALAGLALLGAIALGTLYYLVAPKLPDVETLRTVEMQEPMYVYAKDGRLMALFGETRRYPVSIQDVPERLKQAFLAIEDARFYKHHGVDFKGVARAVWLIATTDAKRVPGGSTITQQVARQFFLSNEYSYTRKLAEMLTAMRMERELSKDEIFELYLNKSFFGNRAYGVAAAAEFYYGKKLNELALDEMASLAGIPKFPSSGNPLSNPERAKYRRDYILDRMVELRFITAAEAAQAKAVPMHATPHERPVEVYAPYVAEMVRQEMVARFGNEALTQGYHVTTTIDPVLQAAADKAVRDGLGVYDRRHGWHGAEQHFDLAADEDATTARARLRNIVPQATLQPALVLGVEGGDARVALADGTEVRLTADRGFAGRSPGSLVKRGDVVRVSPVEAPAPKPGQPADPVVYRLDQIPQAQAALVSLEPSNGALRALSGGFSFAGAKFNRATQARRQPGSSFKPFVYSAAFERGFNPASVVLDAPVVFKDRRGHIWRPQNDTGNFAGPMRLREAMVQSRNLVSVRLLDAIGVDYARKYISHFGFDEAELPPNLSMSLGTASLTPMSVARGFATFANGGFRITPWYIDEVKDREGAVVFKEKPAVACPQCENPGGVGRVVQQTAVVDGFNLGPTAAPAQPAQTEAPKDEPKKPEIDTRNMVLAPRAIDSRIAYQIVSMLRDVVKRGTGTPAKVLERDDIGGKTGSTNDHRDAWFSGLGGPYVTTVWVGRDNYKSLGYREYGGKAALPIWIDYMRVALKDQPLATNDVPEGMVKVSVSASGALIPGEGGGIVEWVKAEDLDKMQNYVDYGPEEAAPTEEEFDIF
- a CDS encoding citrate synthase translates to MSDSTKPGFDQVTLTAGDKTVTLPVHHPVLGQPCIDIAKLPKETGAFTYDNGFTATASCKSAVTYIDGDAGVLLYRGYPIEQLAQHSSFLEVAYLLMNGELPSKGEFDKFEHEVTHHTMMHEAFRTFLYGFRHDAHPMAMLTGMLGSLASFYHNDLDLEDPEQRRLAAIRLIAKVPTIAAACYRYSIGWPIRYPRNNLEYTTRFLHMLKEVPSEPLELSPVAAKAMDLLFILHADHEQNASTSTVRLVGSTGANPYVSVAAGVAALWGPAHGGANEAVLKMLEEIGRPENVGSAVAKAKDKESGFRLMGFGHRVYKNFDPRAKIIREMTHKVLGELGVNDPLLEVAMKLEEAALKDEYFVQRKLYPNVDFYSGIIYKALGIPVEMFTVMFAIARTAGWVAHWLEQQNDPENKIGRPRQIYIGSPQRDYVEFGKR
- a CDS encoding type B 50S ribosomal protein L31 translates to MKAGIHPDYREVVFQDVTTDFQFLTRSTLGSKETIKWEDGNEYPLIKVDISSASHPFYTGKHKIMDTSGRVDKFRKRYAQK